The Macaca mulatta isolate MMU2019108-1 chromosome 19, T2T-MMU8v2.0, whole genome shotgun sequence sequence AAGGAAGGGGGTCTTAGGTGGAGGCAGTGACTGGTGCAAAGGCCCTCAGACAGGGCTGAGCTtggatgatttttgtttgttttgagacagggtctcgctttctTGCCAGGCTGGGGGTGCagtcacagctccctgcagccttcacttccagggctcaagtgatcctcccacctcagcctcctgagtagctgggactacaggcatacaccaccacactcagctaatttttttctttttctttttttttttatttttagcacatacagagtctccctttgttgctcaggctggtcttgaactcttgggcttaagcaatcctcctgcctcagcctcccaaagtgcgaggattataggcatgagctactgcatccGGCCTGAGCCTGGGtgttaaagaatttttttttttttttttgagacagagtctggctatgttgcccaggctggagtacagtggcacgatctcgactcactgcaacctccacctcctggattcaagcgattctcctgcctcagccttctgagtagctgggattacagatgcgtgccaccacgcctggctaacttttgtatttatagtagagacaggatttcaccatgttgggcaggctggtctcgaactcctgacctcaggtgatctgccctcgacctcccaaagtgccaggattacagacgtgagccactgcgccaggccatgTTTAAGGGGCTGGTACAGCTGGAGCAGATGAGTGAGGGCAGAGATTGTGCGGGAAAGATGGCAGCAAAGAGGACCCACGTCCTGCAGCCACACCCCAGGCGGAGGCTTCTGGGTCTTGGCAGAGGAAATAAGTGGCTTTTCTGTGTGCATTTGAGGAAGTGGGTTCTGGAGAATGACAAAATCACACTGGCACGTGAAGGGCAAACAGCTCCAGGCAGAACCGACTGGTCTGGCAGCGGGCGGCCAGGCGAGGGTCCCCAGGAATCAGCCTGGACGTCACTGCTGGACACTGGTGGCACCATGTCTGGCTTGGGGTGAAGTTTCTTCACCCACCTTGAACAGGAGTGCAGGAGAGGCACTGTTACCTGCAGGGAACATCTGATGTGCTCCTCCATCAATCGCCTGTTGGCACCAGGGGTGGTGActggtgcctgtggtcccagctacttgggaggataaggcaggaggatcacttgagcccaggagctggaggctgcagggagctatatcgtcactgcactccagcctgggcaacagagcaagtgaGATCCTatcgcttaaaaaaaaaaaaaaaaaaaaaaaaatttaaattagctggcaaggtggctcatgtctataatcccagcactttgggaagccaaggcaagaggactgtttgaggccaggaattcaagaccagcctggacaacatagtgagaccccgtctcttaaaacaCAGCACACACAATCAATACCTGTTGAGCCTTCCTGGCTTATAGGCCGTCGTGTGCCAATAGTTCTCACCTGGATACCAGACTGAGTCTCCCACTGCCCAGATGTTCCTTACATTCTGTTCCTTCTGGTCCTTCTTTTTCCACCCCCCTAACATCTGGGCTGTAATCAAAACATTGATGAATTTCTTcatcttattttttctctttttttttttttttttttttttgagatagagtcttgttctattgccaggctggagtacaatggcgcgatcttggctcactgcaacctccacctcccagattcaagtgattctactgtctcagcctcctgagtagctgggattacagacacccaccaccacacccggataatttttgtatttttagtagagactgggttttgctgtgttggtcaggctgatctcgaactcctgagctcaagtgatccacccaccttggccacccaaagtgctgagattacacgcgtgagccactgcccccaacctttttttttttttttcttttttttattttggagacatagtcttgctctgtcacccaggctggagtgcagtggtgtgatcttggctcactgcaacctccgcctcctgggttcaagcgattctcctgcctcagcctccggagtagctaggattacagtcatgagccaccatgccctgctaatttttgtatctaattttttgtatttagtagagacaggggtttcgccatgttggccagactggtcttgaactcctgacctcagatgatccacccaccttggcctcccaaagtgctgggatgacagctgTGAGCCAATGAGCCTGCCCTTCACCTTATTTTCTAAACCTGTCTACTCTCCTATACCTCAGCAGCCAGCCTCTGTCTAGACCACCAAACTCTTCCACCTAGATGTTACCCAATCTcccccgacctcagcctcccgagtagctgggactacaggtgtacaccaccacactcagctaattttgtttcacttttttacttttagcagagacagggtctcccttttgTTGCCCTACCCTGATTGAAATATTCCTAATCCCTTCGTGACCACAgggaaccatttttttttttttttttgaaatgacggtctctctctgctgcccaggctggagtggtgtgattatagctcactgcagcctcaaactcctgggatcaggccatcctcccacctgaacctcctgaatagctgggactacaagcatgcatcaccacgctggctaacttttgtattttgggtagagacggggtttcaccatgttacccaggctggtctcgaactcctaaactcaagcgatcctcccacttcagcctcccagagtgctgagattataggcctgagccaccttgcctagccCACAAGGGACTTCTTAAAGGCATAAATCAATCTGATCCCTCCCCTGCTCATAGACCCTCCATGGCTCCCCATTGCTTCTCACAGGAAACAAGACATTCTTCCTGGCCTGCCCATTCTATTCTGGTGCCCCAGCAGAGTCCCATAATTCCATCATCACCTCCTTTCTCTCCCCCTGTCCCAACCACATGAGCCTCCTTGCTCTGCCACCAACACCCTAAATTTATATccatctcagggcctttgcacgtgctCCACTCTgtctggaatgcccttcccccCAGTCTGCCCAAGGGAATCCCATCATCCTTTAGGACCTCCGTGATCCTACGTTGCTCAGGTCCCCTGTGGACCTGCCTCAGTAGCAATTAATTTGGCTGTCACTAATTGTTcatatcatttataattttttttttttgagacaatgtcttgctctgttgcccaggctggagtgcagtggtgtgatcatagctcactgcagccatgaagtcctgggctcaggtaatcctcccacttcagcctcccgagtaactgagaccgCAAGCGCATGCTACCACAGCctgctcattttttgttttgttttgtttcgagacagagtcttgctctgtcatccaggctggagtggagtggcgtgatcatagctcactgcagcctccacctcctgggttcaagtgattttcctgcctcagcctcccaagtagttgggactataggcgcccaccacacctggctaatttttttttttttttttttttttttttttttttttttttttgtagagagtgagtttcctcatgttggccaggctggtctcgaactcctgacctcaggaaatccacctgccttggcttcctaaagtgctgggattctgggtgtgagccactgcgcccagactaatttctgtgttttttgtacagacagggtttcaccatgtgcctAAGGTGTTCTACTTATTATAGTGAGGGCAGGGCTGGCTTGGTCACGGCTGCCTCCCCAGCATCTAGcgtacagtaggtgctcagttaaCACTCTAGGGCTGCTGAGTCACTGTGACAGTTAACAGGATTGGACTCATGCGTATTCACAGATATTCACCTGTCTGTGCCCCACGTGGCTGAGAGTTGGCCAGGTTCTCTTTGAGGGATGTTTGGTGCCATCCATGACGCAGTCCCTTGTGATAGATTCTGGGAGGCCCTGAGGTCTGGGAAGGGAGTCTCCCAGTGACCCTGAGTTGAGGGATGTATGAGGTGGGCATACTGTACCTGTCAAAGTTCTGggttctggccgggcacggtggctgatgcctgtaatcccagcactttggaaggctaaggtgggcagatcatgagatcaggatatcaagaccatcctggccaacatggtgaaacttcatctctaaaaaattaaccgggtgtggtggcacgtgcctgtggtcccagctactctggaggatgaggcaggagaatcactcgaaccaggaggcggaggttgcagtgagccgagattgcaccactgcactccagcctggacaactccatctcaaaaaaaaaaaaaaaagtcctggctgggcacggtggctcacgcctgtaatcccagcactttgggagaccgaggcgggtggatcacgaggtcaggagatcgagaccatcctggctaacacggtgaaaccccatctctactaaaaatgcaaaaaattagccaggcatggcagtgggcgcctgtagtcccagctacttgggaggctgaggcaggagaatggcgtgaacctcagaggcggagcttgcagtgagccgagattgtgccactgcactccagcctgggcgactgagcgagactccgtctcaaaaaaaaaaaaaaaaaaaaaaaagtcctgggtTCTGATACTGTTCCATGCTGAGCCTCAATGTCTCTGTCTGTAAGTGGGGAATAGCTGGATAGTTAAGGTAGCCAGGGTGGTGGACTGACAGTCACTGAGGTGGTCACCACACAGCTAATATGTGTCAAGCCCTTCTGCAGTCAGGGAGCAGTGGCCCCattgtatgtgtgtgcgtgtgtactGGAGCAGGGAATCTCAGCACCCCCATGTCCTAATAAGAAAACTAAGACTTCACATGGAAAGGCAGggtagggtggctcatgcctgtcattgcagcccttcgggaggccaaggcaggtggatcacttgaggccaggagttcaagaccagcctggccaacatggtgacaccccatctctactaaaaatacaaaaaaattaaccaggcacggtggcacacacctgtaatcccagctacccaggaggctgaggcaggaggatcgcttgaacccatgaggtggagtctgcagtaagctgaaattaagacactgcactccagcgtgggcaacagaatgagagagagatgctgtctcaaaaaaaaaaaaaaaaaaaaaaaaattaatcaccaGCAGGGAGGGCCAGGGCACCTGTCAGAGCCAACAGGGGTTGGAATGCCTTGAAGTGGATCTTGTAAGGGGTGGAGGAGTTAAGTGGGGGGTGAATTTCAATATTTTGCCAACCTGAGCAACTGTACAGGTACAACCAGGTGTTGGGGGTCACAGGAAAAGCACTTTGCTCAAGGTGAGTGTTCAGTGAGTTTTGTTTTCCACAGGAGCCGCCCGGGGGCTCCTCAGGCTGACCCCAGACCCTGGCTGGCCAGGATGAGGTGTCTCCGGCACCTGCGGCCCAATGCCACCCTCATTCTGGCCATCGTCGCTTttactctcctcctcctcttcagtcTGCAACTGTCACCACCCACTCGCAAGGTCCAGGAGCAGCCACCGGCGACCCCGGAGGCCCTGGCCTGGCCcactccacccacccacccagcccgGGCCCCGTGCCAGGCCAACACCTCTATGGCCAACCACCCGGACTTCGCCAAGCAGCCGAAGAATGTTCGGGACTTCCTGCTGTACAAACACTGCCGCGACTTTCCCCTGCTGCAGGACGTGCCACCTTCTAAGTGCGCGCAGCCGGTTTTCCTGCTGCTGGTGATCAAGTCCTCCCCCACCAACTATGAGCGCCGCGAGCTGCTGCGGCGCACGTGGGGCCGCGAGCGCAAGGTGCGGGGTTTGCAGCTGCGCCTCCTCTTCCTGGTGGGCACAGCCTCCAGCCCACACCAGGCCCGCAAGGTCAACCGGCTGCTGCAGCTGGAGGCACAGACTCACGGAGACATCCTGCAGTGGGACTTCCACGACTCCTTCTTCAACCTCACGCTCAAGCAGGTGCGCTGGGTTGGGGTCACCTGATCAGGGCCACCTATCCTTCTTGTCCAAATTGCCACCCACTCCTGAGGGACCCAGGGAACCAGAAGCCCTCATCAGTCCATCACAGCCCATTCTGCCCCTCCGCTGTCCTCACTAGCCTCGTGGTGACCCCAAATTGTCTTCttcccagggaggctggggggaAGGGTAGAGGAGCTAGGTCACTAGCACAGAGCTCAAGCCTGATGATGCGGGTTCGAATCCAAGCTCTGCCTCTTACTTGTTGTTCGACCTTGGAGGAGTTcattcacctctctgtgcctcagttttctcacctggaaAATGGGATGTGAATGAGTCCCACCCACCTCTGAGGGCTGCTGTGAGGTTTACAGGAGACGGCATTTATAAGGCACCCAGACCAGTGCTGAATGTCCAGCTTATCTTGGCAATGACAGAGACacatcttgtttatttttatgtttatttatttatttttttaatggagtcttgctctgttgcccaggctggagtgcagtggtgtgatctgggcgcactgcaacctccgcctcctggtttaaaacaatcctcctgcctcagcctcccaagtagctgggattacaggcactcgccaccacgcccagctaatttttgtatttttagtagagaccggggttcaccatgttggccagggtaatctcgaactcctgacctcaggcgatcttcccacctcagcctcccaaagtgctgggattacaggtgtgagccactgcgcccagccaacatcttcttgtttatttgttctgGTTCTGTCTCCCAATGAGGCTGGGGGCTGTGTCTGTTTCACTCACTGCTGTGTCCCTAATGCCTAGAATAGATTCAGGTGCACAACAGGTGCTCAGTCGAGACCTTTTTGATGGACAAGAATCCATGAGcggtagctgggcgtggtggctcatgcctgtaatcccagcactgttggaggctaaggagggaggattgcttgagcccaagagtttcagGCCAGCCTGAGCTACATAGCAAGacttcgtctttttttttttttttaattttaattaattaatttttatgtttttaaattaattaattttttttcctgagatggagtctggctctgtcacccaggctggagtgcagtggtgcgatctcggctcactgcaacctccacctcccaggttcaagtgattctcctgcctcagcctcctgagtagctgggattacaggtgcatgccactatgtccagctaatttttttgtacttttgagcagagacgaggtttcaccgtgttgaccaggctggtctgaaactcctgacctaagtTCATCCAcactgcattggcctcccaaagtgctgggattacaggcatgagccaccacacacagcctcatctctattttttaataaaagaaccCAGGAGAGGTGAGAAAATCCCGCCcatctgcagatgaggaaatggagggaCTCCAAGGACCCCTCCTAGGTCCTTGAGTAGAGCAAGACAAGTAGAGACAACATTTTCAAGGAGGAACAGGGAACTCTGCAGGATCCTGCTCGTAGGAGATACAGGCAGGCCTGGGTTCAAGGCCTCTGGTAGCCGTTTCTCTGCAGGTGACCTTACTGCAGTTTTCTCTGGAGAGCCTCTGTTCCCTCGTCTGTAAATAAGATTGAGGACCACTTCTGCCTCCTAACGGTGAATTCAGGATTCAAGGTAGGTAAGCACTAAGCACAGCACCCAGCAACAAGCAGATACCCAACCCATGTAGGTTACcataggggaaactgaggctgaggtgggtagggGCCACGGCCTCTCAACGTGCTGTGTTCTGAAAACACaaaagtggccgggcacagtggctcacgcctataatcccagcactttgggaggccgaggtgggcggatcacttgaggccaggagttcgaaaccagcttcttgggaggccgaggcaggaggattgctcgaaccctggaggtggagtttgcatagagccaagatcctgccacggcactccagcctggttgacagagtgagactgtctcaaaaaaacaacctGCAAAAGTCTGTGATAAACGTCAACTTGACAAATATGAACTTAGCACCTGTGAAGCACTGGCACTATGCTGGGTGCTGAGGGAGATGGCATgaatagaaagagagagacacagaccCAAGTAGGGAAGCCCAGTGTTTGCTGGGAGAGGTGAGTGTTAACAATCACacaggcagggcacggtggctcacgcctataatcccagcactttgggaggccaaggcaggtggatcacctgaggtcaggagttcaagaccagcctgaccaacatggtgaaaccccatctctactaaatacaaaaaattggccgggcgtggtggtacatgcctgtaatcccagctgcttgggaggctgaggcaggaaaattgcttgaacccagagggtagaggttgcggtgagccgagattgtaccactgcactccagcctgggcaacaagagcgaaaactccatctaaaaaataataataataataaattaatttacacaggggtggtggctcatgcttgtaatctcagcactttgggaggctgaggtgggaggatcctttgaggcctggagtttaagaccagcctgggcagcataacaagatcccatctctaaaaaaatataaattttttaattagccaggagtagcggcatgtgtctgtagtcccagctacttgggaggctgaggtgggaggatcacttgagcccaggaattcaaggctgcaatgaactatgatcgtaccactacactctagcctgggcaatagagcaagaccctgtctcagaaacaaacaaacaaaattcacaCAAATGATGATTTAACAACAGGGCTTGGCCAGGCAGAGTTGGAAGGAATagcaataaatgtaaatgtaacaATTTTCCAGCATTTCTTGGTGCTTCATGGAGCATGGTCTCCATGGATTCTCCAACACTCCTAGAGGCACATGATAAGGCCTGTTTAGAGAGttggaaactaaggcacagagagggttTCCCAAGTAACCCCACAGGgcagggattcaaacccaggccagATTGTGGACACTCTCTTTCCTGGGCTCACTGGACTGGAGTGGCCAACAGAGACCCAAGGCCAATTTCTCCAGCCCTCAAGCAAGCATGCCCTGCCCACCCTGCCTGCAGGTGCTGTTCTTACAGTGGCAGGAGACGAGGTGCGCCAACGCCAGCTTCGTGCTCAACGGGGATGATGACGTCTTTGCACACACAGACAACATGGTCTCCTACCTGCAGGACCATGACCCTGGCCGCCACCTCTTTGTGGGGCAACTGATCCAAAACGTGGGCCCCATCCGGGCTTTGTGGAGCAAGTACTATGTGCCGAAGGTGGTGACTCAGAACGAGCGGTACCCACCCTACTGTGCGGGTGGTGGCTTCCTGCTGTCCCGCTTCACTGCCGCTGCCGTGCGCCGTGCCGCTCTTGTCTTGGACCTCTTCCCTATTGATGATGTCTTCCTGGGTATGTGTCTGGAGCTCGAGGGACTGAAGCCTACCTCCCACAGCGGCATCCGCACGTCTGGTGTGCGTGCCCCATCACAACACCTGTCCTCCTTTGACCCCTGCTTCTACCGAGACCTGCTGCTGGTGCACCGCTTCCTGCCTTATGAGATGCTGCTCATGTGGGATGCACTGAACCAGCCCAACCTCACCTGCAGCAAACAGACACGGATTTACTGAGTCAACATCAGGGTCCCCAGCCTCTGGGCTCCTATTTCCATAGGAAGGGGTGACACTTTCCTCCCAGGAAGCTGAGACCTTTGTGGTCTGAGCATAGGTGAGTGCCAGGGAAGGTTTGATGAGTGAATATTCTGGCTGGTGAACTCCTATACATCCTTCAAAACCCACCTGGTACTGTTCCAGCATCCTCTCTGGATGGCTGGAGGGACTCCAGAAAATATCCGTCTTCTTTTTATGGCAGCTAATGGCAGAATTGCCTCTGCTAGGGTTCCAACTGTGGATGCATCCATCCCGTTTGAGTCAGAGTCCTACTTCCCTGCTCTGACCTACTCACAGATGGGATGTGCAGTGTACCTGTAGTGGTTTAATGGTGGATAAGCTCCATCTACAGTTCCAGGCCAGCCAGAAACTCCTGTGTCCACATAGACCTGACGTGAGAAATATCTTTCAGCCTAGGAGCGATGGGTCCTGATCTTAACCCTTTCCTGGGTCTCAGACAACTCAGAAGATTTGGGGGATACCAGAGAGGTGCTGAAATAGGACCACTCCCTGCTTACTTGTGGGATCAAATGCTGTAATGGTGGAGGtgtgggcagaggagggaggcaaGTGTCCTTTGAAGGTTTTGGGAGCTCAGAGTTTCTGGGGTCCCCATTGGGAGCCCCCATCCCTGTGTTCCCCAAGAATTCAGAGAAAAGCACTGGGACTGGAAGGATCTTTAATGGGCCCAAGGCCAAGAGGCACATGCCCCACTACTGCCTGGAGAATGGAGAGATTCGGGTCCTCCAGCGGCCCCCCTGCCCAGTATGTTTTACAGATTACAGGGGACGAGTGAGCCAGTGACCCCCTGGAGCCCCCAGCTTCAGGCCTCAGTGTCTGCCACTCAAGCTTCACAGGCATTGCGATGGAGCATCCTTGGGGAATtgtcaggaaaagaaaatgagatcagactgttactgtgtctatatagaaagaagtagacataagagactccatcttgttctgtatttgagatgctgttaatctgtgaccctacccccaaccttgtccttgcaagagatatgtgctgtggtgactcaaggtttaatggattttgggctgtacagggtgtgctttgttaaacaagtgcctgaaggcagtatgcttgtgacaAGTCATCACCGTTCtgttaatctcaagtacccagggacacatacactgcggaaggtcgcagggacctctgcctaggaaagctaggtattgtccaaggtttctccccatgtaaTATTCTGAAattggcctcgtgggaagggaaagacctaattgtcccccagcctgacacccgtgaagggtctgtgctgaggaggactagtataagaggaaagaaggcctcttggcagttgagatagagaaaagcatctgtctcctgcccatccctgggcaatggaacatctcggtgtaaaacctgattgtatgttctatttactgagaaaggagaaaactgccttaaaggcaatgctgctctttatgcactaaaaaggtttatggagatatttgcatatgcatatcaaggcacagcatttttccttaaacttattcatgtcacagagatctttattcacatgtcttttttttttgagatggaatctggctctgtctgtcgcccaggctggagtacagtggcgggatctcagctcactgcaagctccgcctcccgggtttacatcattctcctgcctcagcctcctgagtagctgggactacaggcgcccgccaccttgcccggctagttttttgtattttttagtagagacggggtttcaccaggttagccaggatggtctcgatctcctgacctcgtgatccgcccgtctcggcctcccaaagtgctgggtgagccaccgcgcccagccattcacgtgtcttactgctgaccttctccctacaatgatcctattatcctgccacttccctttttctaagatggtaaagataatgatcaataaatactgagggaactcagagaccggtgccggcgtgggtcccctgggcccactttttctttctctatactttgtctctgtgtctcatttcttttctcaagtctctcgttccacctaatgagaaacacccacaggtgtggaggggtaggccaccccttcagggaataaaaagt is a genomic window containing:
- the B3GNT3 gene encoding N-acetyllactosaminide beta-1,3-N-acetylglucosaminyltransferase 3; protein product: MRCLRHLRPNATLILAIVAFTLLLLFSLQLSPPTRKVQEQPPATPEALAWPTPPTHPARAPCQANTSMANHPDFAKQPKNVRDFLLYKHCRDFPLLQDVPPSKCAQPVFLLLVIKSSPTNYERRELLRRTWGRERKVRGLQLRLLFLVGTASSPHQARKVNRLLQLEAQTHGDILQWDFHDSFFNLTLKQVLFLQWQETRCANASFVLNGDDDVFAHTDNMVSYLQDHDPGRHLFVGQLIQNVGPIRALWSKYYVPKVVTQNERYPPYCAGGGFLLSRFTAAAVRRAALVLDLFPIDDVFLGMCLELEGLKPTSHSGIRTSGVRAPSQHLSSFDPCFYRDLLLVHRFLPYEMLLMWDALNQPNLTCSKQTRIY